A genome region from Ligilactobacillus cholophilus includes the following:
- a CDS encoding DUF4044 domain-containing protein yields the protein MAKKKEKKSTFQKITMVVVWLMLIFTIGAVVLGSVGSFM from the coding sequence TTGGCAAAGAAAAAAGAAAAGAAATCTACATTCCAAAAAATTACAATGGTAGTTGTTTGGTTAATGTTAATCTTTACCATCGGTGCTGTTGTTTTAGGATCTGTTGGTTCTTTCATGTAA
- a CDS encoding penicillin-binding protein translates to MNNNKREIEENTKDSKNVGKLFFFIVIGFFVLVILRFFYVSNFHHANGVNLRQKVEQLYAKRTEVKAKRGTIYDANKQVIAEDTTTYSVYVVLSKQARTYDGKPAYLKDSDKDKAAKVLSENLGASYSQIRKTLSPKDPNIYQVELGSEGKNISLETKKRIEAANISGIEFTPSQARLYPNGTFASHLIGIAESENNKLVGIMGLEKQYNKDLSGKNGVKSEQTDGQGTKLPWTSSVAKKVKNGDNIYTTLDSHLQNYLENLLTKAQETYKPKSINAVLMNAKTGEIIAASQRPTFNAQTKVGINSAWTNNLTESTYEPGSCMKIFLMAAAINSGIYNPNATFESGKYNIDGAYVYDWKRSGWGTLTYRQAFIRSSNVGMAHLEQQMGAKRWLRYLKSFGFLKAVNSPGLGNEAKGYIGYEYPIDQANTAYGQSIDVTVMQMMQGLTAIANNGTMVQPRFIKKIVDPNSGKTVYKSKKKVVGHPITASTAKQVRSMMQDVITDKDGTGQAYKIDGYDIGVKTGTAQIANSTGSGYLTGEKNYIFSVAGIAPLNDPKYVLYITMQQPETFGSEGSATKMLATIFNPMMKQTLQDDTTGENDSSTNKVPNVEGLSVETAQKELQKTNADVIVCGNGVKIDKQSVAEGQTVLSGSKIILVTNGTKTIPDLTGWSRNDVKTLADMLGIKVHFDGSGFVKSQSISANTVVKKDQQLNIALQ, encoded by the coding sequence ATGAATAATAACAAGCGCGAGATAGAAGAAAATACAAAAGATAGTAAAAATGTAGGAAAATTATTTTTCTTTATAGTTATTGGCTTTTTTGTATTAGTTATCCTCCGCTTTTTTTATGTTAGTAATTTTCACCATGCAAATGGCGTAAATTTAAGACAAAAAGTGGAGCAACTTTATGCTAAAAGAACTGAAGTAAAGGCTAAAAGAGGTACTATCTATGACGCCAATAAACAAGTAATTGCCGAAGATACTACAACATATTCGGTTTATGTTGTTTTATCTAAACAAGCACGTACATATGATGGTAAACCTGCATATTTAAAAGATTCTGATAAAGATAAAGCAGCAAAAGTTTTAAGTGAAAATCTTGGAGCATCATATTCACAGATTAGAAAAACTCTTTCACCAAAGGACCCTAATATTTATCAAGTTGAGTTAGGTTCTGAAGGTAAAAATATTTCACTTGAAACCAAGAAACGAATCGAAGCAGCAAATATTTCAGGAATTGAGTTCACACCTTCTCAAGCCCGTTTATATCCTAATGGAACATTTGCTTCACATCTTATTGGAATTGCTGAAAGTGAAAATAATAAACTTGTCGGGATTATGGGACTTGAAAAACAATATAATAAGGATCTATCTGGAAAAAATGGGGTTAAGAGTGAACAAACAGATGGGCAAGGAACAAAACTTCCATGGACAAGTTCAGTTGCTAAAAAAGTGAAAAACGGTGACAACATTTATACAACTTTGGATAGTCATTTGCAAAACTATCTTGAAAATTTACTTACAAAAGCTCAAGAAACATATAAACCAAAAAGTATTAATGCAGTATTAATGAATGCAAAAACTGGGGAAATTATTGCAGCAAGTCAGCGACCAACGTTTAATGCACAAACTAAAGTTGGAATTAATTCTGCTTGGACAAACAATTTAACAGAATCTACATATGAACCTGGTTCATGTATGAAAATTTTCTTAATGGCAGCAGCAATAAATAGTGGAATTTATAATCCAAATGCTACATTTGAGTCTGGAAAATATAATATTGATGGTGCATATGTTTATGATTGGAAACGTTCAGGATGGGGAACTCTTACATATCGTCAAGCGTTTATCCGTTCTTCAAATGTCGGAATGGCACATTTAGAACAACAAATGGGTGCGAAAAGATGGCTTCGTTATTTGAAATCATTTGGATTTTTAAAAGCTGTTAATTCACCTGGTTTAGGAAATGAAGCAAAAGGTTATATTGGATATGAATATCCAATTGATCAAGCAAATACAGCATATGGTCAAAGTATCGATGTTACAGTTATGCAAATGATGCAAGGTCTTACTGCGATTGCAAATAATGGTACAATGGTTCAACCTAGATTTATTAAAAAAATTGTAGATCCAAATAGTGGAAAAACAGTTTATAAATCTAAGAAAAAGGTTGTAGGCCATCCAATTACAGCATCAACTGCAAAACAAGTTAGAAGTATGATGCAAGATGTAATTACTGATAAAGATGGTACTGGACAAGCATATAAGATAGATGGATATGATATTGGGGTTAAGACAGGTACAGCCCAAATAGCCAATTCTACTGGAAGCGGATATTTGACAGGAGAGAAGAATTATATCTTCTCAGTTGCTGGGATTGCTCCATTAAATGATCCTAAATATGTTTTATATATAACAATGCAACAACCTGAGACCTTTGGAAGCGAAGGGTCAGCAACTAAAATGTTAGCAACTATTTTTAATCCAATGATGAAACAAACATTGCAAGATGACACTACTGGTGAGAATGACTCATCTACAAATAAAGTGCCAAATGTTGAAGGATTAAGTGTTGAAACTGCACAAAAAGAATTGCAGAAGACAAACGCCGATGTGATTGTCTGTGGAAATGGTGTGAAGATAGATAAACAATCAGTTGCTGAAGGCCAAACTGTTTTAAGTGGATCAAAGATTATTTTGGTTACAAATGGGACAAAGACAATACCTGATTTAACAGGATGGTCTCGAAATGATGTGAAAACATTGGCAGATATGTTAGGAATCAAGGTTCATTTTGATGGATCTGGTTTTGTAAAATCACAAAGCATTTCTGCAAATACAGTAGTTAAGAAAGATCAACAATTAAATATTGCATTGCAATAG
- a CDS encoding carboxylate--amine ligase codes for MKNKTADFTPILLGSDFNVYGMARSFYELTNKPVKAIAERQLAPTRFTEIVDLELIDGFSEDPTWINSMLKIKEQYKDHEEPVILIGCGDGYAELISKHKDELSDVFVCPYIDYDLLKKLNKKESFYKICDEYDLPYPKTKVITKEMWESKEPVEQLFDYPVALKPSNSVEWVDISFEGRKKAYRVKSRPELDEILQKAYTNGYESDFILQDFIPGDDSNMRVLNAYVDQNHKVKMMCLGHPLLEDPSPAAIGNYVAILPEYNKDIYMRFQKFLEDIKFTGYANFDMKYDARDNTYKLFEINLRQGRSSFFVTLNGYNLASWVVKDYVTNELTDAETVYGNKDANKHQLWLGVAVKTFKKYARQNGDKERALDLIDHKRYGMTYRYDKDMNFKRWALIKWMEHNYAKNFKRYFKENKG; via the coding sequence ATGAAGAATAAAACAGCAGATTTTACACCAATTTTATTAGGAAGTGACTTTAATGTTTATGGAATGGCACGTTCATTCTATGAATTAACAAATAAACCAGTTAAAGCTATTGCTGAACGTCAATTAGCTCCAACTCGTTTTACTGAAATTGTTGATTTAGAATTAATAGATGGATTTTCAGAAGATCCAACATGGATTAATTCAATGTTAAAAATTAAAGAACAATACAAAGATCATGAAGAACCAGTTATTTTAATTGGTTGTGGTGATGGATATGCAGAATTAATTTCTAAACATAAAGATGAATTATCAGATGTTTTTGTTTGTCCATATATTGATTATGATTTGTTGAAGAAATTAAATAAAAAAGAATCATTTTATAAAATCTGTGACGAATATGATTTACCATATCCTAAAACAAAAGTTATTACAAAGGAAATGTGGGAAAGTAAAGAACCTGTTGAACAACTTTTTGATTATCCAGTTGCATTAAAACCTTCAAACAGTGTTGAATGGGTTGATATTAGTTTCGAAGGCAGAAAAAAAGCCTACCGTGTAAAATCACGTCCTGAATTAGATGAAATTTTACAAAAGGCATATACAAATGGTTATGAATCAGATTTCATTTTACAAGATTTTATTCCTGGTGATGATAGTAATATGCGTGTATTAAATGCGTATGTTGATCAAAATCATAAAGTTAAAATGATGTGTCTTGGACATCCTTTATTAGAAGATCCATCTCCAGCTGCAATTGGAAACTATGTTGCAATTTTGCCAGAATACAATAAAGATATTTATATGCGTTTCCAAAAATTCTTAGAAGATATTAAATTTACGGGTTATGCAAACTTTGATATGAAGTATGATGCACGTGATAACACATATAAATTATTTGAAATCAACTTGCGTCAAGGACGTAGTAGTTTCTTTGTAACTTTAAATGGCTATAACCTAGCATCATGGGTCGTTAAGGATTATGTAACAAATGAATTGACAGATGCAGAAACGGTTTACGGAAATAAAGATGCAAATAAGCATCAACTTTGGTTAGGTGTCGCTGTTAAAACATTTAAGAAATATGCTCGCCAAAATGGTGATAAAGAGCGCGCTCTTGATTTAATTGATCATAAGCGATACGGAATGACATATCGTTATGATAAAGATATGAACTTCAAACGTTGGGCATTAATTAAATGGATGGAACATAATTATGCTAAGAACTTTAAACGTTACTTTAAGGAAAACAAGGGATAA
- a CDS encoding aspartate/glutamate racemase family protein produces MKNFFTIIGGMGTMATESYIHQLNKRIKAHQDQDYLNYILVNHATVPDRTAYILDDSKPSPFPDLAEDIKQQAKLKPDFFTLPCNTAHYFYDDLQSLTNIPILHMPREAVKSIGVKFPTAKRIGLLATHGTIVDHVYEDEIKKAGYEFVKPTDVIQDKVNQLIYTDIKEKDYVDRQLFHGLVNTMVNELNCDVVILGCTELSLAQEREPIDNLPIIDGQIVLVEKTLEKAIKMQK; encoded by the coding sequence ATGAAAAACTTTTTTACAATAATTGGTGGCATGGGAACCATGGCAACCGAAAGTTATATTCATCAATTGAATAAACGAATTAAGGCTCATCAAGATCAAGATTATTTAAATTATATTTTGGTCAACCATGCGACTGTTCCTGATCGAACAGCCTACATTCTTGATGATTCAAAGCCAAGTCCATTTCCAGACTTAGCTGAAGATATCAAGCAACAAGCAAAATTAAAGCCAGATTTTTTTACGCTTCCATGTAATACTGCTCATTATTTTTATGATGACTTGCAGAGTTTAACGAATATTCCAATTTTGCATATGCCACGTGAAGCAGTAAAATCAATTGGAGTAAAATTTCCTACAGCAAAAAGAATAGGATTACTTGCAACTCATGGAACGATCGTTGATCATGTTTATGAGGATGAAATAAAAAAAGCTGGGTATGAATTTGTTAAGCCAACAGATGTAATTCAAGATAAGGTAAACCAATTAATTTACACTGATATTAAAGAAAAGGATTATGTTGATCGTCAATTATTTCATGGGTTAGTTAATACAATGGTTAATGAATTGAATTGTGATGTGGTTATTCTTGGATGTACAGAATTATCACTTGCTCAAGAGCGTGAACCAATTGATAATTTACCAATTATTGATGGTCAAATAGTACTTGTTGAAAAAACTTTAGAAAAGGCTATAAAAATGCAAAAATAA
- a CDS encoding UDP-N-acetylmuramoyl-L-alanyl-D-glutamate--2,6-diaminopimelate ligase — protein MTLSLTDAQNLLNEHHLLVEYHQNECNFDNVTYDSRKVEKNTLFFCKGNFKEEYLTSAIEKGASGYVAEHKYETSKDVSYLIVSDVQKAMALLGAAFYGYPQNDLFIIGITGTKGKTTSAYLAKGILDKANNGKTALFSTVDRTIGPKPEDTFKSNLTTPESLDLFHDMRAAVDNGMTHLVMEVSSQAYKKNRVYGLHYNIGIFLNISPDHVGENEHSTFEDYLFCKEQILANSDYCILNADSDHFNEIYYAAKSDVEDQQLFTFTHQAQEVLPDGNLIDIKIENVEETLVDSRFKLKALTPKAQKLSLENEYTITIPGDYNEGNATSVIIASLLASATADDAIKGLAKVKVAGRMEMVQTKNHGLVYIDYAHNYASLHALLEFLRAQRKVERLIVVVGSTGNKGVSRREGFGKALSQGADIAILTSDDPGFEDPMKIAKEIDQHIDHNKVQVEFELDREKAIEKAIKMATTSDVVVLAGKGEDKYQKINGVNTPYPNDLNVAKKIVEGLEDEE, from the coding sequence ATGACTTTAAGCCTAACAGATGCACAGAATTTATTAAATGAGCATCATTTATTGGTAGAATATCACCAAAATGAATGCAATTTTGATAATGTTACATATGATTCACGTAAAGTTGAAAAAAATACTTTATTTTTTTGTAAGGGAAACTTTAAAGAAGAATATTTGACTAGTGCAATTGAAAAAGGAGCAAGTGGGTATGTTGCTGAACATAAATATGAAACATCAAAAGATGTATCATATTTAATTGTTTCAGATGTTCAAAAAGCGATGGCTTTATTAGGAGCAGCGTTTTATGGTTATCCTCAAAATGATTTATTTATAATTGGGATAACTGGAACAAAGGGAAAAACAACTAGTGCATATTTAGCAAAGGGAATTTTAGATAAGGCTAATAATGGGAAAACAGCGTTATTCTCAACTGTAGATCGGACAATTGGCCCTAAGCCAGAAGACACCTTTAAATCAAATTTAACTACTCCTGAATCATTAGACTTATTTCATGATATGCGTGCCGCTGTTGATAATGGAATGACACATTTAGTGATGGAAGTTTCATCTCAAGCATATAAAAAGAATAGAGTTTACGGATTACATTATAATATTGGTATCTTTTTAAATATTTCACCAGATCATGTAGGTGAAAATGAACATTCGACATTTGAGGATTATCTATTTTGTAAAGAACAAATATTAGCAAACTCAGATTACTGTATTTTAAATGCTGATTCAGATCATTTTAATGAGATTTATTATGCAGCTAAATCAGATGTAGAAGATCAACAACTTTTTACATTTACACATCAAGCCCAAGAAGTTTTACCAGATGGTAATTTGATTGATATCAAAATTGAAAATGTGGAAGAAACATTGGTTGATAGTCGTTTTAAATTAAAAGCATTAACACCAAAGGCTCAAAAACTTTCATTAGAAAATGAATATACAATTACTATTCCTGGAGACTATAATGAAGGGAATGCTACTAGTGTAATTATTGCAAGTTTATTAGCAAGTGCAACTGCAGACGATGCAATTAAAGGTCTAGCAAAGGTAAAAGTTGCAGGCAGAATGGAAATGGTACAAACTAAAAATCATGGACTTGTATATATTGATTATGCTCATAATTATGCTAGTTTACATGCATTACTTGAATTTTTACGTGCTCAACGCAAAGTTGAACGTTTAATTGTTGTAGTTGGATCAACTGGAAATAAAGGAGTTTCCAGACGTGAAGGTTTTGGTAAAGCTTTAAGTCAAGGAGCTGATATTGCAATTTTAACAAGTGATGATCCAGGATTTGAGGATCCAATGAAAATTGCAAAAGAAATTGATCAGCATATTGACCATAATAAAGTCCAAGTTGAATTTGAATTAGATCGCGAGAAAGCAATTGAAAAAGCAATTAAAATGGCTACGACCTCAGATGTTGTAGTGCTTGCTGGTAAAGGCGAGGATAAATATCAAAAAATTAATGGAGTAAATACTCCATATCCAAATGATTTAAATGTTGCAAAAAAAATTGTGGAAGGATTAGAAGATGAAGAATAA
- the ftsL gene encoding cell division protein FtsL has protein sequence MAQVARKYVKQTQVETVNQSQNTATALEIQKKKFKRRERLTICGSFAWIAVLGCLTIASSTNVNTAQNKLQDITTEISNMSSKNSNIKQEVSELSSRSRLTGIAKKDGLSLDEQNTRNVTK, from the coding sequence ATGGCTCAAGTAGCACGTAAATACGTAAAACAAACTCAAGTAGAAACAGTAAATCAATCACAAAATACAGCAACTGCATTAGAAATTCAAAAAAAGAAATTTAAAAGAAGAGAACGTTTAACAATCTGTGGATCATTTGCATGGATTGCTGTTCTTGGTTGTTTGACAATCGCATCTTCAACAAATGTCAATACAGCTCAAAATAAGCTACAAGATATCACTACTGAAATTTCAAACATGTCTAGTAAAAATTCAAACATCAAACAAGAAGTTAGTGAATTATCAAGTCGTTCTCGTTTAACTGGAATTGCTAAAAAAGATGGATTATCATTAGATGAACAAAACACAAGGAATGTAACTAAATAA
- a CDS encoding DUF3397 domain-containing protein, whose protein sequence is MIKQWYIQLIILVLVWIFLTFLKNKFLKKRYPKFKRLDIFSLFLLVAIHFLSQNLIGISIIPFIVCGLSLYGLAMTILYAIFEGQIIYKKFLIKFWRVADLVILALYCVLLIFKIASFFN, encoded by the coding sequence ATGATAAAACAATGGTATATTCAACTAATAATATTAGTTTTAGTTTGGATATTTTTGACATTTTTAAAAAACAAATTTTTGAAAAAAAGATATCCTAAATTTAAGAGATTAGACATTTTTAGTTTATTTTTACTTGTTGCAATTCATTTTCTTTCCCAAAATTTAATTGGAATTTCTATAATTCCGTTCATCGTTTGTGGATTGTCATTGTATGGATTAGCGATGACGATTTTATATGCTATATTCGAAGGACAAATTATTTATAAGAAGTTTTTAATTAAATTTTGGCGTGTAGCAGATCTTGTAATTTTAGCACTATATTGTGTTTTATTAATATTTAAGATTGCTTCTTTTTTTAATTAG
- the rsmH gene encoding 16S rRNA (cytosine(1402)-N(4))-methyltransferase RsmH: MAEFKHVTVLLNEAVENLHINPHGIYVDCTLGGGGHTKKILSMLNDDGHLYSFDQDQTAIDYNQKQLSTEIEAGKLTLIKSNFRDIKVQLEKLGISKVDGIVYDLGVSSPQFDVASRGFSYKLDAPIDMRMDQTQSLTAKEIVNKWSFNDLMRIFSRYGEEKFAKSIARKIEQQRAQAPIETTTQLVEIIKSAIPARARRKGGHPAKRIFQALRIAVNDELSALEESLENALSLLKVGGRISVITFQSLEDRLVKTMFKEKSTLPDLPQGLPIIPQNIQVDFRLVNRKPILPSEVEIKENHRAHSAKLRVIERVK; the protein is encoded by the coding sequence ATGGCAGAGTTTAAGCATGTAACAGTTTTGTTAAATGAAGCTGTTGAAAATTTACATATTAATCCTCATGGCATTTATGTTGATTGTACATTAGGCGGTGGGGGACATACTAAAAAAATACTTTCAATGCTTAATGATGATGGTCATCTTTATTCATTTGATCAAGATCAAACTGCGATTGACTATAATCAGAAACAACTATCAACTGAAATTGAAGCCGGTAAGTTGACTTTAATTAAATCGAATTTTCGTGATATTAAGGTTCAACTAGAGAAATTAGGCATATCAAAAGTTGATGGAATTGTGTATGATTTAGGGGTTTCTTCTCCGCAATTTGATGTTGCAAGTAGAGGATTTAGTTATAAACTAGATGCACCTATTGATATGAGAATGGATCAAACTCAATCTTTGACTGCAAAAGAAATAGTCAATAAGTGGTCATTTAATGATTTAATGCGAATTTTCTCCCGATATGGAGAAGAGAAGTTTGCTAAATCTATTGCAAGAAAAATTGAACAACAGCGTGCACAAGCGCCAATTGAAACGACAACACAATTAGTTGAAATTATAAAATCAGCAATTCCTGCTCGAGCGAGAAGAAAGGGTGGGCATCCTGCTAAAAGAATATTTCAAGCATTGCGGATTGCAGTTAATGATGAATTATCTGCATTAGAGGAATCGTTGGAAAATGCTTTATCATTATTGAAAGTGGGAGGAAGGATTAGTGTAATAACTTTTCAATCTTTAGAAGATCGATTAGTTAAAACGATGTTCAAAGAAAAAAGTACATTGCCTGACTTACCTCAAGGATTACCAATTATTCCGCAAAATATTCAAGTTGATTTTCGTTTAGTAAATCGAAAACCAATTTTACCTTCAGAAGTAGAAATTAAGGAAAATCATCGGGCACACTCTGCGAAGTTGCGAGTTATTGAACGAGTAAAATAG
- the asnB gene encoding asparagine synthase (glutamine-hydrolyzing), translated as MCGFVGYINQTDIPDDTIIHMANRIKHRGPDDEGYFTDENVAMGFRRLSIIDLDHGRQPMINAKQTAVLTFNGEIYNYKEIRQELTELGYEFKTDVDSEVLLHGYEAWGPKLLDKLRGMYAFVIYDQAKNEVFGARDHFGIKPMYYYDDGKSFLWASEIKAFLDHPKFVKEFNEKLLPVHLSFEFIPSKDTMFKHVYKLLPGQYFIHRNGNTEIYQYYKFNYDHIDNSETVEQDAKKIKSIVDESVKAHMVADVEVGSFLSSGVDSSFVLNEAAKLKPVQSFSLGFNNSKYSELDWSSRFAKEIHQKNTRITMDGNDYFDILPTIMYYMDEPLSNPSAMQLYYLSKETSKHVKVALSGEGADEFFGGYNTYLEARPFERYQKIVPKFLRNALAQAVSGLPRFHGQRFLERGSEPLYERYYRVNYVYNYDERNKILKNKDLNLDTGDYTKHIFDEVSNKDEMTQEQYFDINTWLPYDILHKADRMSMANSLEVRTPLVDKKVAEFASSMPISTRIKGNETKVSFREAAESELPDRVAMKEKMGFPSPIASWIKEDKFRKRIEEAFTSDVAQKFFDTDALLDVLHEHINGKSCMQKIFTIYTFILWYEVYFPEDTNADTIDKVKYTQALN; from the coding sequence ATGTGTGGATTTGTTGGATATATAAATCAAACTGATATTCCAGATGATACAATTATTCACATGGCAAACCGTATCAAACATCGGGGACCAGATGATGAAGGATATTTTACAGATGAAAATGTAGCAATGGGATTTAGACGGCTATCAATCATTGATCTCGATCATGGACGCCAGCCGATGATTAATGCTAAACAAACTGCCGTTTTGACATTTAACGGTGAAATTTATAACTATAAAGAAATTCGTCAAGAATTAACAGAATTAGGATATGAATTTAAGACAGATGTTGATTCAGAAGTTTTACTTCATGGATATGAAGCATGGGGTCCAAAATTATTAGATAAACTTCGTGGAATGTATGCATTTGTTATTTACGATCAAGCTAAAAATGAAGTTTTCGGAGCACGTGATCATTTTGGAATCAAACCAATGTACTACTATGACGATGGAAAATCATTTTTATGGGCTTCAGAAATTAAAGCATTTTTAGATCATCCAAAATTTGTAAAGGAATTTAATGAAAAATTACTACCAGTACATTTGAGTTTTGAATTTATTCCATCAAAAGATACAATGTTCAAACATGTTTATAAATTATTGCCAGGTCAATATTTTATTCATCGAAATGGAAATACTGAAATTTATCAATACTATAAATTTAATTATGATCATATTGATAACTCTGAAACAGTGGAACAAGATGCTAAGAAAATAAAAAGTATTGTTGATGAATCAGTTAAAGCTCATATGGTTGCAGATGTTGAAGTTGGTAGTTTCTTATCAAGTGGTGTAGATTCAAGTTTCGTATTAAATGAAGCTGCAAAATTAAAGCCAGTTCAATCATTTTCACTTGGTTTTAATAATTCTAAATATAGTGAATTAGATTGGTCTTCTCGTTTTGCAAAAGAAATTCATCAAAAGAATACTCGTATTACGATGGATGGAAATGATTATTTCGATATTTTACCAACAATTATGTACTATATGGATGAACCATTATCAAATCCATCAGCAATGCAACTATACTACTTGTCCAAAGAAACAAGTAAGCATGTTAAAGTAGCATTATCAGGTGAAGGCGCTGATGAATTCTTTGGAGGTTATAATACATATCTAGAAGCTCGTCCGTTTGAACGTTATCAAAAAATAGTTCCAAAATTTTTGCGTAATGCATTAGCGCAAGCTGTTTCTGGACTTCCAAGATTCCATGGTCAACGTTTCTTAGAACGTGGGTCAGAACCTTTATATGAACGTTATTATCGTGTAAATTATGTTTATAATTATGATGAACGTAATAAAATTCTTAAAAACAAAGATTTGAATTTAGATACTGGTGACTATACAAAACATATTTTTGATGAAGTTTCTAATAAAGATGAAATGACACAAGAACAATATTTTGATATTAATACTTGGTTACCATATGATATTTTACATAAAGCTGATCGTATGAGTATGGCAAATTCACTTGAAGTTCGTACACCATTAGTTGATAAGAAAGTTGCAGAATTTGCATCATCAATGCCTATTAGTACCCGAATCAAGGGTAATGAAACTAAAGTATCATTCCGTGAAGCAGCAGAATCTGAGTTACCAGATCGTGTTGCAATGAAAGAAAAAATGGGATTCCCATCTCCAATTGCTTCATGGATCAAAGAAGATAAATTTAGAAAACGAATTGAAGAAGCGTTTACTTCAGATGTTGCTCAAAAATTCTTTGATACAGACGCATTATTGGATGTGCTTCATGAACATATAAATGGTAAATCATGTATGCAAAAGATTTTTACTATTTATACATTTATTTTATGGTATGAAGTATACTTCCCAGAAGATACAAATGCTGATACAATTGATAAAGTTAAATATACTCAAGCTTTAAATTAA
- the mraZ gene encoding division/cell wall cluster transcriptional repressor MraZ — MFMGEFKHSIDTKGRLIIPAKFREQLGANFVITRGLDGCLFVYPMDEWHTLEEKLKKLPLNKRDARSFVRFFYSAATESGFDKQGRINLPKTLREHAKLDKKCVVVGVSNRIEIWSEERWESFTDEAEENFDEIAENMIDFEF; from the coding sequence GTGTTCATGGGCGAATTTAAACATTCAATCGATACAAAAGGACGACTAATTATTCCAGCAAAATTTCGTGAACAATTAGGCGCAAATTTTGTAATCACACGAGGACTTGATGGATGTTTATTTGTATACCCAATGGATGAGTGGCACACCTTAGAAGAAAAACTAAAAAAATTGCCTTTAAATAAGCGTGATGCACGTTCATTTGTACGTTTTTTCTATTCTGCAGCTACAGAAAGTGGTTTTGATAAGCAAGGAAGAATAAACTTGCCTAAAACATTAAGAGAGCATGCAAAGTTAGATAAAAAATGTGTGGTTGTTGGTGTTTCTAACCGGATTGAAATTTGGTCTGAAGAACGCTGGGAATCATTTACAGATGAAGCAGAAGAGAATTTTGATGAAATTGCAGAAAATATGATTGATTTTGAATTTTAA